One Alosa alosa isolate M-15738 ecotype Scorff River chromosome 22, AALO_Geno_1.1, whole genome shotgun sequence DNA segment encodes these proteins:
- the tob1b gene encoding LOW QUALITY PROTEIN: protein Tob1b (The sequence of the model RefSeq protein was modified relative to this genomic sequence to represent the inferred CDS: inserted 2 bases in 1 codon; deleted 1 base in 1 codon), translating to MQLEIQVALNFIISYLYNKLPRRRVNIFGEELERQLKKKYEGHWYPDKPYKGSGFRCIHIGEKVDPVVEQAAKESGLDIDDVRNNLPQDLSVWIDPFEVSYQIGEKGPVKVLYVDDNTENGSELDKEIKNSFNPEAQVFMPISDPVGSGMGGGGGSSESSSPSPPFGQSSAAVSPSFLPRSAQPLTFTTATFAATKFGSTKMKNSGRGAANGSSNGSSNGSKVARTSPTNLGLNVNSLLKQKAISTSMHSLYSLGLGTQQQQQQQQKASALSPHAKEFVFPNLQGPGSXGGAFGGDNPLNLSPLQYNNAFDMFTAYGSLNDKSLMDGLNFSLSNMQYSNQQFQPVMAN from the exons ATGCAGCTTGAAATCCAAGTAGCCCTCAACTTCATTATATCCTACCTGTACAACAAACTCCCGCGCCGCCGCGTGAACATCTTTGGCGAGGAACTTGAGAGGCAGCTGAAGAAAAAGTATGAGGGCCACTGGTACCCAGACAAGCCATACAAAGGCTCAGGATTCAGGTGCATCCACATCGGGGAGAAGGTAGACCCGGTGGTGGAGCAGGCGGCCAAAGAGAGCGGGCTGGACATCGACGACGTGCGGAATAACCTGCCGCAGGACCTGAGCGTGTGGATCGACCCGTTTGAGGTGTCCTACCAGATCGGCGAAAAGGGGCCCGTCAAGGTGCTCTACGTAGACGACAACACGGAGAATGGCTCCGAGCTGGACAAGGAGATCAAGAACAGCTTCAACCCCGAGGCGCAGGTCTTCATGCCCATCAGCGACCCGGTGGGCAGTGGCatgggcggcggcggcggctcGTCCGAGTCCAGCTCGCCCTCGCCACCCTTCGGCCAATCCTCGGCCGCAGTCAGCCCCTCCTTCCTGCCGCGCTCCGCCCAGCCACTCACCTTCACCACAGCCACCTTCGCCGCCACCAAGTTCGGCTCCACCAAGATGAAGAACAGCGGCCGTGGCGCCGCCAACGGTAGCAGCAACGGCAGCAGCAACGGCAGCAAGGTGGCCCGCACCTCCCCCACCAACCTGGGCCTGAATGTGAACAGCCTGCTGAAGCAGAAAGCCATCTCCACCTCCATGCACTCGCTCTACAGTCTGGGGCTGGgtacccagcagcagcagcaacagcagcagaaagCCTCTGCACTGTCTCCCCAC GCTAAGGAGTTTGTGTTCCCCAACCTCCAGGGCCCGGGGTC TGGAGGAGCGTTCGGAGGTGACAACCCCCTCAATCTCAGCCCCCTCCAGTACAATAATGCCTTTGATATGTTCACAGCCTATGGGAGCCTCAACGACAAGTCCCTCATGGATGGCCTAAACTTCAGCTTGAGCAACATGCAGTATTCTAACCAGCAATTCCAGCCAGTCATGGCTAACTAA